In Syntrophorhabdaceae bacterium, the following are encoded in one genomic region:
- a CDS encoding transglycosylase SLT domain-containing protein, with protein sequence MAVFHSSTPSRAELTDGYEDTETDMEEAIEFESSPGDRDLINFDIFEDIARARARLEEMSCGFTVVRPRIVKKVKSGKRWRTRVTRGKSELGSFTILLAVLNLQNREIQVIRVHPKLGARSDRTVIEPGRANGVNTRFTILSPEHHVVLALKRPVRSGASFAEVVYTPYSEGLDIPAVRRAGMEYLVNVIGNARDDLSRRRVKPLSCNSFIDNDISVVLAIIEHIDPQKFASGKYTAEKLINETLVILGANKRNAYRYSKSPAGARGLFQFIPATYKRVSNLYPRAGLIKDFVRGMENHENAAKASFLLFDADMTVLSDARKQRLLADPAALGRFLASAYNCGPGRTRNSMERYGDRWTSAVPAETRIYLHKFDAVLDWYSTKAAATW encoded by the coding sequence ATGGCGGTGTTTCATTCCTCCACTCCTTCCCGCGCCGAATTGACGGATGGCTATGAAGACACGGAAACGGATATGGAGGAGGCCATCGAATTCGAATCCTCCCCGGGTGACCGCGACCTCATCAATTTCGACATCTTCGAAGACATTGCGCGGGCGCGGGCGCGTCTCGAAGAGATGAGCTGCGGCTTCACGGTGGTACGGCCCAGGATAGTGAAGAAGGTGAAGAGCGGAAAGAGATGGAGAACCCGGGTAACGCGGGGAAAGAGTGAACTGGGCAGCTTTACCATACTGCTTGCGGTTTTGAACCTCCAGAACCGGGAGATACAGGTCATCAGGGTCCACCCTAAACTGGGCGCCCGTTCGGACCGGACCGTTATCGAACCCGGCAGAGCCAATGGCGTCAACACCAGGTTCACCATCCTCTCCCCCGAACACCATGTGGTCCTTGCACTGAAAAGACCCGTGCGCAGCGGTGCGTCATTCGCGGAGGTGGTCTATACGCCCTATTCGGAGGGTCTCGATATTCCCGCTGTGCGAAGGGCGGGAATGGAGTACCTGGTGAACGTCATCGGCAACGCCAGGGACGACCTGAGCCGCAGACGCGTCAAACCACTTTCCTGCAATAGTTTCATCGACAACGACATATCCGTCGTCCTTGCCATCATCGAACATATTGATCCCCAGAAATTCGCAAGCGGAAAGTACACCGCGGAAAAGCTCATCAACGAGACGCTTGTGATCCTGGGAGCCAACAAGCGCAATGCTTACCGGTACTCCAAATCCCCTGCGGGCGCCCGGGGCCTTTTCCAATTCATCCCCGCCACCTATAAAAGGGTCTCGAACCTCTATCCTCGGGCCGGCCTGATAAAGGATTTCGTCCGCGGGATGGAGAACCATGAGAATGCCGCAAAGGCCTCATTTCTTCTCTTCGATGCCGATATGACCGTGCTGAGCGATGCAAGGAAACAACGTCTCCTCGCCGATCCCGCGGCACTGGGAAGGTTTCTCGCCTCAGCTTACAACTGCGGCCCCGGCAGGACCAGGAACAGTATGGAAAGGTACGGAGACAGGTGGACCTCGGCGGTTCCCGCGGAAACCCGGATATATCTTCACAAATTCGATGCCGTCCTCGACTGGTACAGCACAAAAGCCGCGGCCACCTGGTAG